One region of Rhineura floridana isolate rRhiFlo1 chromosome 20, rRhiFlo1.hap2, whole genome shotgun sequence genomic DNA includes:
- the IER5L gene encoding immediate early response gene 5-like protein has translation MECALDAQTLISLSLRKIHSSRTQRGGIKLHKNLLVSYVLRNARQLYLSERYAELYRRQQHHQHHQHPYQEGGGGLILGMPPGAGASAGAIADFRALHLAGEADEQEEGLQQGQLRGCALARGGPVSGEGLEGPVCAALLSGVPLRHPQDEEPLAGLPSPPLLLPPPPAMPSGLCRDSPLAFYHRGAAATAPCASPGVLYAGPPSGCDFSASPGGGASSGLVPAPSASAAASPHCSSRTTVLDLDTHVVTTVENGYLHQDCSPHCPCCGCSPGAATMGAQPLPPSPGSKRKYYPGHEAVEEEDGEAAAVGCRGGSGGGSVGGAVSLGGDPPLPHPAFAPCPKRARFEDFGPELQSPPTSPPLPTAPTPPPPASSPPDPSNITNLISIFGSGFTGLVSRQQHQTHHQQPQTPPPDSDQQPLNGQLCSKQALASLGAWTRAIVAF, from the coding sequence ATGGAGTGCGCCCTGGACGCCCAGACCCTGATCAGCCTCTCGCTGCGCAAGATCCACAGCTCCCGCACGCAGCGCGGCGGCATCAAACTCCACAAGAACCTGCTAGTCTCCTACGTCCTCCGCAACGCCCGGCAGCTCTACCTGAGCGAGCGCTACGCCGAGCTCTACCGCCGCCAGCAGCATCACCAACACCACCAGCACCCTTACCAGGAAGGCGGCGGCGGGCTCATCTTGGGGATGCCGCCGGGAGCAGGCGCTTCGGCGGGCGCGATCGCGGACTTCCGCGCGCTCCACTTGGCCGGCGAGGCGGACGAGCAAGAGGAGGGTCTCCAGCAAGGGCAGCTGCGGGGCTGCGCCCTGGCCAGGGGGGGGCCCGTCAGTGGCGAGGGGCTGGAGGGGCCCGTTTGCGCCGCGCTCCTCTCCGGCGTACCTCTCCGCCACCCCCAGGACGAGGAGCCCTTGGCGGGGCTGCCTTCGCCGCCGCTTCTCCTGCCGCCTCCCCCGGCCATGCCATCGGGGCTTTGCAGGGACTCTCCGCTGGCTTTCTACCACCGCGGCGCTGCCGCGACGGCTCCGTGCGCTTCGCCGGGAGTGCTTTACGCAGGGCCGCCGAGCGGCTGCGACTTCAGCGCCAGCCCCGGCGGAGGCGCCTCGTCGGGGCTGGTCCCGGCGCCGTCCGCCTCGGCCGCCGCCTCTCCGCACTGCTCGAGCCGCACCACCGTTTTGGACTTGGACACGCACGTGGTGACGACGGTGGAGAACGGCTACTTGCACCAGGACTGCTCCCCGCACTGCCCCTGCTGCGGCTGTAGCCCAGGCGCCGCGACGATGGGCGCGCAGCCGCTACCGCCCAGCCCGGGCTCGAAGCGCAAATACTATCCGGGCCACGAGGCCGTCGAGGAGGAAGACGGAGAAGCAGCAGCTGTTGGCTGCAGAGGAGGCAGCGGGGGCGGATCCGTCGGCGGGGCGGTCTCCCTCGGCGGCGACCCTCCTCTGCCTCACCCCGCCTTCGCCCCGTGCCCCAAGCGCGCCCGCTTCGAGGATTTCGGACCCGAGCTGCAGTCCCCGCCGACCTCTCCGCCTCTTCCGACGGCGCCCACGCCGCCGCCGCCTGCAAGTTCTCCCCCGGACCCGTCCAACATCACCAACTTGATTTCCATCTTCGGCTCCGGTTTTACCGGGCTGGTGAGCCGCCAGCAGCACCAGACCCACCACCAGCAGCCTCAGACGCCCCCGCCGGACTCTGACCAGCAGCCGCTGAACGGGCAGCTCTGTAGCAAGCAGGCGCTGGCCAGCTTGGGGGCTTGGACGCGGGCGATCGTGGCCTTCTAG